One window of the Pelobates fuscus isolate aPelFus1 chromosome 12, aPelFus1.pri, whole genome shotgun sequence genome contains the following:
- the FEN1 gene encoding flap endonuclease 1, with protein sequence MGIHGLAKLIADVAPSAIKEHDIKSYFGRKVAVDASMCIYQFLIAVRQDGNMLQNEDGETTSHLMGMFYRTIRMVEHGIKPVYVFDGKPPHLKSGELAKRSERRAEAEKLLEAAQEAGEVENIEKFNKRLVKVTKQHNEECKMLLKLMGIPYVDAPCEAEATCAELVKAGKVFAAATEDMDALTFGTPILLRHLTASEAKKLPIQEFHLSRALEDIGISHDQFVDLCILLGSDYCETIRGIGPKRAIELIRQHKSIEEVMDNIDLKKYPVPENWLHKEARQLFLKPEVVDTESLELKWTDPDEEGLVAFMCGEKQFNEDRIRNGAKKLSKNRHGSTQGRLDDFFKVTGSISSKRKETELKGSAKKKAKTASTPKGKFKKGK encoded by the coding sequence ATGGGAATACACGGTTTGGCCAAGCTTATTGCCGATGTAGCCCCTTCAGCCATCAAGGAGCATGACATAAAGTCTTACTTTGGGCGTAAGGTGGCAGTGGATGCCTCTATGTGTATCTACCAGTTTCTAATAGCGGTACGACAAGATGGCAACATGCTTCAGAACGAGGATGGTGAGACCACCAGCCATCTAATGGGCATGTTTTACCGCACAATTCGCATGGTCGAACATGGAATCAAACCTGTCTATGTGTTTGATGGGAAACCTCCTCACCTGAAATCAGGTGAGCTGGCCAAGCGTAGTGAACGCAGGGCGGAGGCGGAGAAACTGTTGGAGGCTGCCCAGGAGGCCGGAGAAGTAGAGAACATTGAGAAATTCAACAAGAGGCTTGTGAAAGTCACCAAACAACACAATGAAGAGTGTAAGATGTTGCTTAAACTGATGGGCATTCCTTATGTAGATGCTCCCTGTGAAGCAGAAGCTACGTGCGCCGAACTAGTGAAAGCAGGCAAAGTCTTTGCAGCTGCTACAGAAGACATGGATGCATTGACATTTGGAACCCCAATACTTCTAAGACACCTCACAGCTAGTGAAGCCAAGAAATTGCCTATCCAAGAATTTCACCTGAGCCGTGCTCTTGAAGATATAGGCATTTCTCATGATCAATTTGTGGATCTTTGTATTCTCTTGGGCAGTGACTACTGCGAGACAATCAGAGGTATTGGACCCAAGAGAGCTATAGAATTGATCAGGCAGCACAAGTCTATTGAAGAGGTCATGGATAACATTGACCTTAAAAAATACCCGGTACCTGAAAACTGGCTGCACAAGGAAGCTCGACAGTTATTCCTAAAGCCTGAGGTAGTAGATACAGAAAGCTTGGAACTGAAGTGGACAGATCCAGATGAGGAGGGACTTGTGGCCTTCATGTGTGGTGAGAAACAATTCAACGAAGATCGTATCCGCAACGGAGCAAAGAAGCTTTCAAAGAACAGGCATGGCAGCACACAGGGTCGTTTGGATGACTTCTTTAAGGTAACTGGATCCATCTcttcaaaaagaaaagagactgaACTCAAGggatcagcaaaaaaaaaagccaaaacagCAAGCACCCCAAAAGGCAAATTTAAGAAGGGCAAGTGA